CAACCCCCTTTCCGAGGGTGAGGCCAATTATAGAACAATTTTTTGACCCCGGCAAGGGGTTTTGCGAAAATTTTTTCTGTTTTTTAGCTTTTTTTCGCCCGGGGCCCCTGGAAACGGGTCGTGAACCGCATAAGCCCAAGACTGTCAACAGGTTGTCAACAAAAAGCAGGGCGATCCCCGCCTGCGCGGGGATGACAAGGAAGGTTGCGAGGAGGACAAGGGTGGGCGCGGGGTGACAGGGGGAGCGGGCGTTGCGGGCCGGCGATTGAGGCCCGCAGAGGGGGTAGCGGAAGCGGCGAGGAAATCCCCGCCAAGATGATAGTGGATCCTCGCCGGAGCCTGCCCTGAGCCTGTCGAATGGGCGAGGATGACGAGAAATAGGGCGGGGATGACGAGACGTAACCAGTGAGCCAAAAGCGACTCGTCTTAACGAGTCGTGTTGGCGAAAGCGAGGCGATGTCGTAGATTCAGCTACGAGATTGAGCCGAGCGGTCTGTGAAGCGAGGGGGAGGCTTCCCCCTTTGTATTATAGACAAATTTGTCCTAATCAAGAATTAGACAATTAAATCTACGACTAGGTAGATCGCAAGAGCGATGCTACAGACGCTGATGAAGTTCTCGATGAACTTGTTGCCTTTTTTGCGCTGCAAAAAACTGCCGCAATAACCGCCGAACCAGGCTCCTACCGCCATGATGATGGCGATGGGCCAGTCGATCTTGCCCGCGAGTCCGAGAGCGATGGTGCTCATGCAGAGGAACACGGTGGTGAGGGCGTTCTTGAGGGCGTTCACGTGGATAGGGTCGAGGCCGGTGTATCGCGTGAGGCTGAAAATCTGGACAAAGCCAACTCCCACCTGGACGATGCAGCCGTAGATAGCCACACAGCAAAAACCCAGGGCCCCTTTCCAGGTGAGTTTTTCGGGAGGGGTTGCGGGGGGCTTGCCGAAGATGTCTTTGCGGAGGCGGCTCATGACCACCACGAGGCAGATAACGGCAGCGAGGATGGCCTGGAAAGCCTTGTCGCCGATGCGGACCAGGAAGAGGATGCCGACGCAGGCCCCGACGATGGTGGGAATCAACAACTGGAAGAAAATTTTCTTGTTGAGGTAGCCGTGACGGGCGAGGTTTGCCACAGAACTGATGTTTCCGATGATGAGACCGATGCGGTTGGTGCCGTTTGCCACCGTGGCGGGCATGCCGAGAAATATCATGATGGGGAGACTCAGGGTGCTTCCGCCGCCTGCGATGCTGTTGATGAGGCTAACGATTGCGCCCAGCACGAAAAAAGCGGGATACTGGCCGTATTCCCACCAGGTGGAGTCCATCATTTGGCAAGTTCCTTTTTCAGAAATTCCATGTTGTCGAGAACCTTCTGCTTTTGGCTATAGTCGGGATATTCCACCAGGCAGTTGTCCAGGGAATCGATGGCATCCTTGAGCAGGGACTTTTTGTTCTGTTCATCTTTTTGCTTTTGGGACTTGGTGAACAGCTGGCTTGTCACCTTGCGCTGCTTGTTGCAGTAAGCGTCGGCTAGGGCGTTGTATTTTTCGAGGGCCTGCTGACGCAAGTTGCTGAACATTAACTTGTTCAAAAGCTCCTTGGCCTGGGGGAATTTTTCTTGACGGGTCAGGGTGTCGGCCTGGGCGAGGGCCTGGGCGGGGTCGTGCTTTGCCCAGTAATCCTTGGCCACGGAATCGGCGACGGCGGCAAGTTCTGCGATTCTTGCGGCGAGGGCGGCGGTCTGCAGGGAATCTTCGAAGTCCCGGTAGCGCAACTGGAACTCTTTCAGCTTTGCCTGGGCCGCATTGAATTCGGCATGGCCTTCGGCAAGAACCCTGATTTCGGAAAGTTCGCGGCGGGCCTTTTGCAAGGTATTGGCGTAGGCCTGCTTTTTCTGTTCGCCAGCCCAGGCTACAAGGGAATCGCCGGGGCTTAAGGCTATGAGGCTGTCGGCAGTTTCGGCCACGAGGCTGTAGGCGGACTGGGCCCGGTTCATGTTCTGGATTTTAAGGACCATGGGGTCGAACTGCTTGGACTTTTCGGCGCGGGTCTTGCCGAACTCGTTGAGCAGGGAATCGGCGCGACGCTCCCACTGGAGCCAGAGGGGCTTGATGACGCGGAAACGCTCCAGGTAGGCGGTAGCGGAATCGGTGTAGCCTGCACGGTACAAGGAGTCGGCGAAGGCGAAGACCTCATCGACCAGGGCAGGGAACGCCATGTATGGGTCGATGGGCTGAGACACAGATGGTTGGGACATGCTCGAAACGCCGGTTTGATCTGCGCCGAACTGGGCCGACGATGTTTCTACCCCGGGGATGTTCTCGGGCGTGGAGAGACGATAATTGTCCAGCTGCTGGGAGTTGAACATGACGGCGGACTGCTGCCCTTGCTGCGAAGATGTTGTAGCGGGTGCGGAACTCATTGCGGAACTTGTAGTGGAATTGACCGCAGGTTCAGTGGCAGGTTCTGCTGCGGGTTTCGTGGCATCCCCGGAATCTACCGCAGCGGGAGCGGGTG
The sequence above is drawn from the Fibrobacter sp. genome and encodes:
- a CDS encoding sulfite exporter TauE/SafE family protein, translating into MMDSTWWEYGQYPAFFVLGAIVSLINSIAGGGSTLSLPIMIFLGMPATVANGTNRIGLIIGNISSVANLARHGYLNKKIFFQLLIPTIVGACVGILFLVRIGDKAFQAILAAVICLVVVMSRLRKDIFGKPPATPPEKLTWKGALGFCCVAIYGCIVQVGVGFVQIFSLTRYTGLDPIHVNALKNALTTVFLCMSTIALGLAGKIDWPIAIIMAVGAWFGGYCGSFLQRKKGNKFIENFISVCSIALAIYLVVDLIV